In one Pseudomonas purpurea genomic region, the following are encoded:
- the thiS gene encoding sulfur carrier protein ThiS, producing MRIQLNGESLELPDGETVAALLTRLELTGRRVAVELNLDIVPRSQHADTTLNDGDSVEVVHAIGGG from the coding sequence ATGCGCATTCAGTTGAACGGCGAATCCCTTGAACTGCCCGACGGTGAAACCGTTGCGGCCCTGCTGACCCGCCTGGAACTGACCGGACGCCGGGTGGCGGTCGAACTCAATCTGGATATCGTCCCGCGCAGCCAGCACGCTGACACCACGCTGAACGACGGCGATTCGGTTGAAGTGGTGCACGCCATCGGCGGCGGCTAG
- a CDS encoding DUF423 domain-containing protein — MLRGFLMLAAFFGFTGVALGAFAAHGLKNRLSADYLAIFHTGVTYQLVHTLALLGVALLAAQVPGRLITWAGASFAIGIVLFSGSLYLLTLTGVSRLGIVTPLGGLAFLAGWFCLGLAAWRLQSAN, encoded by the coding sequence ATGCTGCGTGGCTTCCTGATGCTGGCCGCCTTCTTCGGTTTTACCGGCGTCGCCCTGGGGGCATTTGCCGCCCACGGCCTGAAAAACCGCCTGAGCGCCGATTACCTGGCGATTTTTCATACCGGCGTCACCTATCAACTGGTGCACACCCTGGCGCTGCTGGGCGTGGCGCTGTTGGCCGCGCAGGTTCCGGGGCGTTTGATTACCTGGGCTGGCGCCTCGTTTGCCATCGGTATTGTGCTGTTCTCTGGCAGCTTGTACCTGCTGACCCTCACGGGTGTCAGCAGGCTGGGCATCGTCACGCCGCTCGGCGGTTTGGCCTTCCTGGCGGGCTGGTTCTGCCTGGGGCTGGCGGCGTGGCGGTTGCAGTCGGCGAATTGA
- the mtgA gene encoding monofunctional biosynthetic peptidoglycan transglycosylase, whose translation MLRLFFRRFTKALLWFAGGSVLLVLVFRFVPPPGTTLMVERKIESWFDGEPIDLQRSWQPWENISDDLKVAVMAGEDQKFPEHWGFDFDAIQAALAHNGRGGSIRGASTLSQQVSKNLFLWSGRSWLRKGLEAWFTGLIEVFWPKQRILEVYLNSVEWDEGVFGAEAAARHHFGIGARSLSRQQASLLAAVLPNPRVWSASHPSPYVLRRAGWIRQQMSQLGGSSYLLGLDDSRRSPWAQ comes from the coding sequence ATGCTGCGTTTATTTTTCCGCCGTTTCACAAAAGCCCTGCTCTGGTTCGCGGGCGGCAGCGTGCTGCTGGTGTTGGTGTTTCGCTTTGTCCCGCCACCGGGAACCACGCTGATGGTCGAGCGCAAGATCGAATCCTGGTTCGATGGCGAACCTATCGACCTGCAACGTAGCTGGCAGCCGTGGGAAAACATCTCCGACGACCTGAAAGTCGCTGTCATGGCCGGCGAAGACCAGAAATTCCCTGAGCACTGGGGGTTTGATTTCGACGCGATTCAGGCTGCCCTGGCCCACAACGGGCGTGGCGGCTCGATTCGCGGCGCCAGCACCCTGAGCCAGCAAGTGTCCAAGAACCTGTTCCTGTGGTCCGGCCGCAGTTGGCTGCGCAAGGGGCTGGAAGCCTGGTTTACCGGGCTGATCGAAGTCTTCTGGCCCAAGCAACGGATTCTTGAGGTGTACCTCAACAGCGTGGAGTGGGATGAAGGCGTGTTCGGCGCCGAAGCGGCTGCCCGGCATCACTTCGGCATCGGCGCCCGCTCGCTGAGCCGCCAGCAAGCCAGCCTGCTGGCCGCGGTGCTGCCCAACCCTCGCGTCTGGAGCGCCAGCCATCCAAGCCCGTATGTGTTGCGGCGGGCAGGCTGGATCCGGCAGCAGATGAGTCAGTTGGGGGGCAGCAGTTACCTGCTCGGGCTGGATGATTCGCGCCGCTCGCCCTGGGCTCAATAG
- the rpoH gene encoding RNA polymerase sigma factor RpoH, with product MTTSLQPAYALVPGANLEAYVHTVNSIPLLTPEQERELAESLYYEQDLGAARQMVLAHLRFVVHIARSYSGYGLAQADLIQEGNVGLMKAVKRFNPEMGVRLVSFAVHWIKAEIHEFILRNWRIVKVATTKAQRKLFFNLRSQKKRLAWLNNEEVHRVAESLGVEPREVREMESRLTGHDMAFDPAAEADDDSAFQSPANYLEDHRYDPARQLEDADWSDNSNHNLHEALEVLDDRSRDILYQRWLAEEKATLHDLAQKYNVSAERIRQLEKSAMNKLKLSIAA from the coding sequence ATGACCACTTCTTTGCAACCTGCTTATGCTCTGGTCCCAGGCGCGAACCTGGAGGCTTATGTGCACACGGTGAACAGCATTCCTTTGCTGACACCGGAGCAGGAGCGTGAACTGGCCGAGAGTCTCTACTATGAGCAGGATTTGGGGGCGGCTCGGCAGATGGTGCTCGCCCACCTGCGTTTTGTTGTACATATTGCCCGCAGCTATTCCGGCTACGGCCTGGCCCAGGCTGACCTGATCCAGGAAGGCAACGTCGGCCTGATGAAGGCGGTCAAGCGTTTCAACCCGGAAATGGGCGTGCGTCTGGTGTCCTTTGCGGTGCACTGGATCAAGGCTGAAATCCACGAATTCATCCTGCGCAACTGGCGCATCGTGAAAGTCGCGACCACCAAGGCCCAGCGCAAGCTGTTCTTCAACCTGCGCAGCCAGAAAAAACGCCTGGCGTGGCTGAACAACGAAGAAGTCCATCGCGTGGCTGAAAGCCTCGGTGTAGAGCCGCGGGAAGTGCGCGAGATGGAAAGTCGCCTGACGGGCCATGACATGGCCTTCGACCCGGCCGCCGAAGCGGACGACGACAGTGCTTTCCAGTCGCCCGCCAACTATCTGGAAGACCACCGGTACGACCCGGCCCGTCAACTGGAAGATGCCGACTGGAGCGACAACTCGAACCACAACCTGCACGAAGCGCTGGAAGTGCTGGACGACCGCAGCCGTGACATCCTCTACCAGCGCTGGCTGGCAGAAGAAAAAGCCACGCTGCACGACCTGGCGCAGAAGTACAACGTGTCGGCCGAGCGGATTCGTCAGCTTGAGAAGAGCGCGATGAACAAGCTCAAACTGTCGATCGCCGCTTAA
- the ftsX gene encoding permease-like cell division protein FtsX: MSATRSPKVAERVAPKASDPQPPKKKRDEDDGPDFGTLLRAWIESHRASLVDSLRRLGKQPIGSFFTCLVMAVALSLPMGLSLLLNNVERLGGSWQRAAQISLYLQIDASGNDGEQLRDQIKALPGVSDAEYISREQALEEFQQQSGLGEALKELPHNPLPGVVLVTPNEVDKATLEALRQRLSELPKVQQAQLDLVWVERLAAILKLGERFVFGLTVLLVSALLLVIGNTIRLHIENRRTEIEVIKLVGGTDSYVRRPFLYMGALYGFGAGILSWGVLAFGLNWLNDAVVGLAGLYGSDFALAGVPVADGLSLLLGAVLLGYIGAWIAVARHLRELAPK, encoded by the coding sequence ATGAGCGCAACACGCAGCCCGAAAGTGGCCGAACGCGTGGCCCCCAAGGCCTCCGATCCGCAGCCGCCGAAGAAAAAACGCGACGAAGACGACGGTCCTGACTTCGGCACTTTGCTGCGGGCGTGGATTGAAAGCCACCGCGCCAGCCTGGTCGACAGCCTGCGACGCCTGGGCAAGCAGCCCATCGGCAGCTTCTTTACCTGCCTGGTGATGGCGGTTGCCCTGAGCCTGCCGATGGGGTTGTCGCTGCTGCTCAACAACGTCGAACGCCTGGGCGGTTCCTGGCAGCGCGCGGCGCAGATTTCGCTGTACCTGCAAATTGACGCCAGCGGCAATGACGGCGAGCAATTGCGCGATCAGATCAAGGCGTTGCCGGGTGTGAGCGATGCCGAGTACATCAGTCGCGAACAGGCGCTGGAAGAGTTCCAGCAACAGTCTGGCCTGGGCGAGGCGCTCAAGGAGTTGCCGCACAATCCGCTGCCGGGCGTGGTGTTGGTGACCCCGAACGAAGTCGACAAAGCGACTCTGGAAGCATTAAGACAAAGACTTTCCGAGTTGCCGAAGGTACAGCAGGCTCAACTTGATCTAGTCTGGGTCGAGCGTTTGGCGGCGATCCTCAAGCTGGGCGAGCGGTTTGTCTTCGGTCTGACCGTGCTTCTGGTTTCTGCATTACTTTTGGTGATAGGCAATACCATTCGTCTTCATATTGAAAACCGCCGCACCGAGATAGAAGTGATTAAACTCGTCGGCGGCACGGACAGCTATGTGCGTAGGCCTTTTCTGTACATGGGCGCGCTTTATGGCTTCGGTGCAGGGATTCTTTCGTGGGGTGTATTGGCGTTCGGGCTGAACTGGCTGAACGACGCGGTGGTCGGGCTGGCCGGTTTGTATGGCAGTGATTTTGCCTTGGCGGGCGTACCGGTTGCCGATGGTCTGTCACTCTTGCTAGGCGCGGTGCTGTTAGGGTATATCGGTGCTTGGATTGCGGTAGCACGCCACTTGAGAGAGCTTGCGCCGAAGTAG
- the ftsE gene encoding cell division ATP-binding protein FtsE, whose product MIRFEQVGKRYPNGHVGLHELSFRVRRGEFLFVTGHSGAGKSTLLRLLLAMERPTTGKLLLAGQDLGTISNAQIPFLRRQIGVVFQNHQLLFDRTVFNNVALPLQILGLSKAEIAKRVDSALERVALSDKTDLYPGDLSTGQQQRVGIARAIVHRPALLLADEPTGNLDPRLAAEIMGVFEDINRLGTSVLIASHDLALIARMRHRMLTLQRGRLIGDGEAGV is encoded by the coding sequence ATGATTCGTTTCGAACAGGTCGGTAAACGCTATCCGAACGGTCACGTCGGCTTGCATGAGCTGAGCTTTCGAGTCCGTCGGGGCGAGTTCTTGTTTGTCACCGGCCATTCCGGTGCCGGTAAAAGTACCTTGCTGCGCCTGCTGCTGGCCATGGAACGCCCGACCACCGGCAAGCTGCTGCTGGCCGGACAGGACCTGGGCACCATCAGCAACGCGCAGATTCCGTTCTTGCGTCGGCAGATTGGCGTGGTGTTTCAAAACCATCAGTTGCTGTTCGACCGCACGGTGTTCAACAACGTCGCCTTGCCGTTGCAGATCCTTGGCCTGTCCAAGGCTGAAATCGCCAAGCGCGTGGATTCGGCGCTGGAGCGTGTTGCGCTCTCGGACAAGACCGACCTGTATCCGGGTGACCTGTCCACTGGTCAGCAACAACGTGTCGGTATCGCTCGTGCCATCGTTCACCGCCCGGCCTTGCTGCTGGCGGATGAACCGACCGGTAACCTCGACCCGCGCCTGGCGGCGGAAATCATGGGCGTGTTTGAAGACATCAACCGTCTGGGTACCAGCGTATTGATCGCCAGTCACGACCTGGCGTTGATCGCGCGCATGCGCCACCGCATGCTGACCTTGCAGCGTGGCCGATTGATCGGCGACGGGGAGGCTGGGGTATGA
- the ftsY gene encoding signal recognition particle-docking protein FtsY, which yields MFGSNDDKKTPAAAGEKKSLFGWLRKKPQEPVVEQPQPMPEPAPEPIVEAAAIDAAPAAPVPTPIVLPIAEPVVQPVVEPEPEPEVVPVAPHAEHKLWLTLPVAEEPVALVADELTPHIVPPIPAPTDTQQAVELLVVETHPVVEPVVAEPDVPEQVIAAFVAPEPVRVPEAAPVAVAAPVAPIVPVAPVAPVAPVAPVAEAAVVAEPAQTEDNKVGFFARLKQGLSKTSASIGEGMASLFLGKKLIDDELLEDIETRLLTADVGVEATSVIIQNLTQKVARKQLADADALYKSLQAELAGMLKPVEQPLKITSQNKPFVILVVGVNGAGKTTTIGKLAKKLQLEGKKVMLAAGDTFRAAAVEQLQVWGERNNIAVIAQHTGADSASVIFDAVQAAKARNIDVLIADTAGRLHTKDNLMEELKKVRRVIGKLDADAPHEVLLVLDAGTGQNAINQAKQFNQTVELTGLALTKLDGTAKGGVIFALAKQFGLPIRYIGVGEGIDDLRTFEAEPFVQALFAERERS from the coding sequence ATGTTTGGTTCCAACGACGACAAGAAGACCCCAGCTGCGGCTGGCGAGAAAAAAAGCCTGTTCGGATGGCTGCGCAAAAAACCGCAGGAACCCGTCGTTGAACAGCCACAGCCGATGCCCGAGCCAGCTCCGGAGCCGATCGTCGAAGCGGCGGCCATCGACGCTGCGCCCGCAGCCCCAGTACCGACACCGATTGTGCTGCCGATTGCCGAGCCGGTAGTGCAACCCGTTGTTGAACCAGAGCCAGAGCCAGAAGTTGTGCCAGTGGCGCCGCACGCCGAGCACAAGCTGTGGCTGACATTGCCCGTGGCGGAAGAACCGGTGGCGCTGGTTGCAGACGAGTTGACCCCGCATATTGTCCCGCCGATCCCGGCGCCGACCGATACGCAGCAAGCCGTGGAGCTGCTGGTGGTCGAGACGCATCCAGTGGTTGAGCCGGTTGTGGCCGAACCCGATGTGCCAGAGCAGGTGATTGCGGCATTCGTGGCACCCGAACCGGTTCGTGTGCCTGAAGCCGCACCGGTTGCGGTCGCAGCCCCCGTTGCGCCAATCGTTCCGGTTGCTCCGGTTGCTCCGGTTGCTCCGGTTGCTCCGGTTGCCGAGGCTGCGGTCGTCGCTGAGCCGGCTCAAACCGAAGACAATAAAGTCGGTTTCTTCGCCCGCCTCAAACAAGGCCTGTCCAAGACCAGCGCCAGCATTGGCGAAGGCATGGCCAGCCTGTTCCTGGGCAAAAAGCTGATCGATGACGAACTGCTCGAAGACATTGAAACCCGTTTGCTGACCGCCGACGTGGGCGTTGAAGCCACTTCGGTGATCATCCAGAACCTGACCCAGAAGGTTGCGCGCAAGCAATTGGCCGACGCCGATGCGTTGTACAAATCCTTGCAGGCCGAGTTGGCAGGCATGCTCAAACCCGTCGAGCAGCCGCTGAAAATCACCTCGCAGAACAAGCCGTTCGTGATTCTGGTGGTGGGCGTCAACGGCGCTGGCAAAACCACCACCATTGGCAAACTGGCCAAGAAGCTGCAACTCGAAGGCAAGAAAGTCATGCTCGCGGCGGGTGACACCTTCCGTGCAGCGGCAGTCGAGCAATTGCAGGTCTGGGGCGAGCGCAACAATATTGCCGTGATCGCCCAGCACACCGGGGCCGACTCGGCCTCGGTGATTTTCGACGCCGTGCAGGCCGCCAAGGCGCGCAATATCGACGTGCTGATCGCCGACACCGCAGGGCGCCTGCACACCAAAGACAACCTGATGGAAGAACTGAAAAAGGTTCGCCGGGTGATCGGCAAGCTTGACGCTGACGCACCTCACGAAGTGTTGCTGGTGCTCGATGCCGGTACTGGCCAGAACGCCATCAACCAGGCCAAGCAATTCAACCAGACGGTCGAACTGACCGGCCTGGCCCTGACCAAGCTCGACGGTACGGCCAAAGGCGGGGTTATCTTCGCCCTGGCCAAGCAGTTTGGCCTGCCGATCCGCTACATCGGGGTCGGTGAAGGCATCGATGACTTGCGTACCTTTGAAGCAGAACCCTTTGTCCAGGCATTGTTTGCCGAGCGGGAGCGTTCATGA
- a CDS encoding pitrilysin family protein, protein MNALARRAAGLLLSTVCLPLSALAADPQPTHEFTLDNGLKVVVREDHRAPVVVSQVWYKVGSSYETPGQTGLSHALEHMMFKGSEKVGPGEASLILRDLGAEENAFTSDDFTAYYQVLARDRLGVAFELEADRMASLRLPADEFSREIEVIKEERRLRTDDKPMSKAYERFKAMAYPASGYHTPTIGWMADLDRMKVEELRHWYQSWYVPNNATLVVVGDVTPDEVKALAQRYFGPIPKRDVPPAKIPLELAEPGERQITLHVKTQLPSLMLAFNVPSIATATDKRSVNALRLIAALLDGGYSARIPTQLERGQELVSGGSSNYDAYTRGDSLFTLSATPNTQKHKTIAQAEAGLWKLLEQLKTTAPSAEELERVRAQVIAGLVYERDSITSQATSIAQLETVGLSWKLMDTELAELQSVTPEDIQKAATLYFTRERLSVAHVLPEETAHE, encoded by the coding sequence ATGAATGCTCTAGCCCGCCGCGCCGCAGGCCTGCTGCTCAGCACAGTTTGTCTGCCCCTTTCAGCTTTGGCTGCCGACCCACAACCGACCCACGAATTCACCCTCGACAACGGCCTCAAAGTCGTCGTGCGCGAAGACCATCGCGCGCCGGTGGTGGTTTCCCAGGTCTGGTACAAAGTGGGTTCGAGCTACGAAACACCGGGCCAGACCGGTTTGTCCCACGCCCTGGAACACATGATGTTCAAGGGCAGCGAGAAGGTTGGCCCCGGTGAAGCGTCGCTGATCCTGCGCGACCTGGGCGCCGAAGAAAACGCCTTCACCAGCGACGACTTCACCGCGTACTACCAGGTGCTGGCCCGCGACCGCCTGGGCGTGGCCTTTGAGCTGGAAGCCGACCGCATGGCCAGCCTGCGCCTGCCGGCCGACGAGTTCAGCCGCGAGATCGAAGTGATCAAGGAAGAACGCCGCCTGCGCACCGACGACAAACCCATGTCCAAGGCCTACGAGCGCTTCAAGGCCATGGCCTACCCGGCCAGCGGTTACCACACGCCGACCATCGGCTGGATGGCGGACCTGGACCGCATGAAAGTTGAAGAGCTGCGCCACTGGTATCAGTCCTGGTATGTGCCGAACAACGCCACGCTCGTGGTGGTCGGCGACGTGACCCCGGATGAAGTCAAAGCCCTGGCCCAACGCTACTTCGGGCCGATCCCGAAACGCGACGTGCCACCGGCCAAGATCCCGCTGGAACTGGCCGAACCCGGCGAACGGCAGATCACCCTGCACGTGAAAACCCAACTGCCAAGCCTGATGCTGGCCTTCAACGTGCCGAGCATCGCGACCGCCACCGACAAACGCTCGGTCAACGCTTTGCGCCTGATCGCGGCACTGCTCGACGGCGGTTACAGCGCACGCATCCCGACCCAACTGGAGCGAGGTCAGGAACTGGTGTCCGGCGGTTCGTCGAACTACGACGCCTACACCCGTGGCGACAGCCTGTTCACCCTGTCGGCAACGCCAAACACCCAGAAACACAAAACCATCGCCCAGGCCGAAGCCGGCTTGTGGAAATTGCTCGAACAACTGAAAACCACCGCGCCGTCGGCCGAAGAGCTGGAGCGCGTGCGTGCCCAAGTGATCGCCGGCCTGGTGTACGAGCGTGACTCGATTACCAGCCAGGCCACCTCCATCGCTCAGTTGGAAACCGTCGGGCTGTCCTGGAAGCTGATGGACACCGAACTTGCCGAGCTGCAAAGCGTGACCCCGGAAGATATCCAGAAGGCCGCCACCCTCTATTTCACTCGCGAACGTCTCAGCGTTGCGCATGTACTGCCCGAGGAGACAGCTCATGAGTGA
- a CDS encoding pitrilysin family protein has product MSERKQSRLALIGLVVVSLLGSAGFYLSRSDTSNASEALDKAKASKQLQSLAELDGKAPSHRALDVQTWTTTEGAKVLFVAAPELPMFDLRLIFAAGSSQDGASPGLAVLTNAMLNEGVAGKDVSAIAQGFEGLGADFGNGAYKDMAVASLRSLSAVDKREPALKLFAEVVGKPTLPADSLARIKNQILAGLEYQKQNPGKLASIELMKRLYGDHPYANASDGTAKSIPSITQAQVRAFHEKAYAAGNVVIALVGDLSRSEAEAIAAQVSSTLPHGPALAKIPAAVEPKAGITHIEFPSKQTNLMLAQLGIDRDDPDYAAVSLGNQILGGGGFGTRLMSEVREKRGLTYGVYSGFSPMQARGPFMINLQTRAEMSEGTLKLVQDVLADYLEKGPTQKELDDAKRELAGSFPLSTASNADIVGQLGAMGFYNLPLSYLEDFMRQSQSLTVEQVKAAMNKHLSTDKMVIVTAGPTVPQQPLPAPTDKPSEQPLGVPEH; this is encoded by the coding sequence ATGAGTGAGCGCAAACAATCACGCCTGGCCCTGATCGGGCTGGTGGTCGTCTCGCTGCTCGGCTCGGCGGGTTTCTACCTCAGCCGTTCGGACACCTCCAACGCCAGCGAAGCCCTCGACAAGGCCAAGGCCAGCAAACAGCTGCAATCGCTGGCCGAACTTGACGGCAAGGCGCCAAGCCACCGCGCGCTGGACGTGCAGACCTGGACCACGACCGAAGGCGCCAAAGTGCTGTTCGTCGCCGCCCCCGAGCTACCGATGTTCGACCTGCGCCTGATCTTCGCCGCGGGCAGCAGCCAGGACGGCGCATCGCCAGGCCTGGCCGTGCTGACCAACGCCATGCTCAACGAAGGCGTGGCGGGCAAGGATGTCAGCGCCATCGCTCAAGGCTTCGAAGGCCTGGGCGCGGATTTTGGCAACGGCGCCTACAAAGACATGGCCGTCGCGTCGCTGCGCAGCCTGAGTGCTGTGGATAAACGCGAACCGGCGCTCAAGCTGTTCGCCGAAGTCGTCGGCAAGCCGACCTTGCCTGCCGATTCGCTGGCGCGGATCAAAAACCAGATACTGGCCGGCCTCGAGTACCAGAAGCAGAACCCCGGCAAACTGGCGAGCATCGAACTGATGAAACGCCTGTATGGCGATCACCCGTACGCGAACGCCAGCGATGGCACCGCCAAAAGCATCCCGTCGATCACCCAGGCGCAAGTGCGGGCGTTCCATGAGAAAGCCTACGCCGCCGGCAACGTCGTGATCGCGCTGGTCGGCGACTTGTCGCGCAGCGAAGCCGAAGCGATTGCCGCACAGGTTTCCAGCACCCTGCCCCACGGCCCGGCGCTGGCGAAAATCCCGGCAGCCGTTGAACCCAAGGCTGGTATTACGCATATCGAGTTCCCGTCCAAGCAGACCAACCTGATGCTCGCGCAACTGGGTATTGATCGCGATGATCCGGACTACGCCGCCGTTTCGCTGGGCAACCAGATCCTCGGTGGCGGTGGCTTCGGCACCCGACTGATGAGCGAAGTGCGTGAGAAGCGCGGCCTGACCTACGGCGTGTACTCCGGCTTCTCGCCGATGCAGGCCCGTGGTCCGTTCATGATCAACCTGCAAACCCGCGCCGAGATGAGCGAAGGCACCCTCAAACTGGTGCAGGATGTACTCGCTGACTACCTTGAAAAAGGCCCGACCCAAAAAGAACTCGACGATGCCAAGCGTGAACTGGCCGGCAGCTTCCCGCTGTCCACCGCCAGCAACGCCGATATCGTCGGCCAATTGGGCGCCATGGGTTTCTACAACTTGCCGCTGAGCTACCTCGAAGACTTCATGCGTCAGTCCCAGAGCCTGACCGTCGAGCAGGTCAAGGCGGCCATGAACAAACACCTGAGCACGGACAAAATGGTCATCGTCACCGCTGGCCCGACCGTGCCACAACAGCCGTTACCGGCCCCTACTGACAAACCTTCCGAGCAGCCGCTCGGGGTTCCGGAGCATTAA
- the rsmD gene encoding 16S rRNA (guanine(966)-N(2))-methyltransferase RsmD: MAHPKKPVHNVHNGVNQLRIIGGEWRSRKLSFPDAPGLRPTPDRVRETLFNWLAPYVAGAKVLDPFTGSGALFLEALSRGAAMGQALDASSLAVSSLKEHLGTLRCTVGQVQTADALRYLETQTATPYDLVFLDPPFNQNLLPTVCALLEERQWLADDAWVYTESENAPSTLGLPGSWRLHREQKSGRVYYALWHRVAEIAG; encoded by the coding sequence ATGGCCCATCCTAAAAAACCTGTTCACAACGTGCATAACGGCGTGAACCAATTGCGCATCATCGGCGGCGAATGGCGCAGCCGAAAGCTGAGCTTCCCCGACGCCCCGGGCCTGCGCCCGACGCCGGACCGGGTGCGCGAAACCCTGTTCAACTGGCTGGCGCCTTATGTCGCCGGGGCCAAAGTGCTCGACCCGTTTACCGGCAGCGGCGCGCTGTTCCTCGAAGCCCTGTCCCGTGGCGCCGCCATGGGCCAGGCGCTCGACGCCAGCAGCCTGGCGGTTTCGAGCCTGAAAGAACATTTGGGAACGCTGCGCTGCACCGTTGGCCAGGTCCAGACCGCCGACGCCTTGCGTTATCTGGAAACCCAGACCGCCACGCCGTACGACCTGGTGTTCCTCGACCCGCCGTTCAACCAGAACCTGCTGCCCACGGTCTGTGCGCTGCTTGAAGAACGCCAATGGCTGGCCGATGACGCCTGGGTGTACACCGAAAGCGAAAACGCCCCGTCGACCCTCGGCCTGCCGGGCAGCTGGCGCCTGCACCGCGAACAAAAATCCGGGCGCGTCTATTACGCGTTGTGGCACCGTGTGGCAGAGATCGCCGGTTAA
- a CDS encoding hydrolase, whose product MPTPPDRFIPALGLGNPHLQTLWGPLWRKTTHLERPRERLWLADGDFLDLDWHGPHSAEAPLVLVLHGLTGSSNSPYVAGLQKALADHGWASVALNWRGCSGEPNLLPRSYHSGASEDLAEAIRHLRASRPLAPLYAVGYSLGGNVLLKHLGETGSSSGLQGAVAVSVPFRLDQCADRIDQGFSKVYQAHFMREMLAYIKTKQRQFQHDGRHDGLATLAGLGSLENMRTFWDFDGRVTAPLNGFQDAEDYYRRASSRYFLGEIRTQTLIIQASDDPFVFPHSLPEPGELSASTRFELQPKGGHVGFVDGSVNNPGYYLERRIPQWLTDLERG is encoded by the coding sequence GTGCCCACACCGCCTGACCGCTTCATCCCCGCCCTTGGCCTGGGCAATCCGCACCTGCAAACCTTGTGGGGCCCGCTGTGGCGCAAAACCACTCACCTTGAACGCCCGCGCGAACGCCTGTGGCTGGCGGACGGTGATTTTCTCGATCTCGACTGGCACGGCCCGCACAGCGCCGAAGCCCCGCTGGTGCTGGTGCTTCACGGGTTGACCGGTTCCTCCAATTCACCCTACGTCGCCGGCCTGCAAAAAGCCCTGGCCGACCACGGCTGGGCGAGCGTCGCACTGAACTGGCGCGGCTGTTCCGGCGAGCCGAATCTGTTGCCACGCAGCTACCACTCCGGCGCCAGCGAAGACCTTGCCGAAGCCATCAGGCACCTTCGTGCCTCGCGGCCATTGGCGCCGTTGTATGCCGTCGGCTACTCGCTGGGCGGCAATGTGCTGCTCAAGCACCTGGGCGAAACCGGCAGCAGCAGCGGCTTGCAGGGCGCCGTGGCGGTGTCGGTGCCGTTTCGCCTCGACCAGTGCGCCGACCGTATCGACCAGGGGTTTTCCAAGGTGTATCAGGCGCATTTCATGCGTGAGATGCTCGCCTACATCAAAACCAAACAACGCCAGTTTCAACATGACGGCCGCCACGATGGCCTGGCGACACTCGCCGGGCTGGGCTCGCTGGAGAACATGCGCACGTTCTGGGATTTCGATGGCCGGGTGACCGCGCCACTGAACGGTTTCCAGGACGCCGAGGACTACTACCGACGCGCATCCAGTCGCTACTTCCTGGGAGAAATCCGCACCCAAACCCTGATTATCCAGGCCTCGGACGACCCGTTCGTCTTCCCCCACAGCCTGCCCGAGCCTGGCGAGTTGTCAGCCAGCACCCGATTCGAGTTGCAGCCCAAGGGCGGGCACGTCGGCTTCGTCGACGGTTCCGTGAACAATCCGGGGTATTACCTGGAACGGCGAATCCCGCAATGGTTGACTGATCTGGAGCGTGGTTGA